In Rana temporaria chromosome 3, aRanTem1.1, whole genome shotgun sequence, a single window of DNA contains:
- the LOC120931678 gene encoding carboxypeptidase A2-like isoform X1: protein MKLFLLLAALVAGVLSKETFIGEQVLRIKASSNEQLSLLQDLQSLTHLQLDFWTEPAKPDIPVDVRVPFTSLQSVKAYLEYNSIDYSIMIEDLQEVINKEKEEMESNKRTARNSGSFNFGAYYNLDAINSALDLIIADYRSIVSKQQIGNSYEGRPLNVLKFSTGAGRPGIWIDAGIHAREWVTQATALWTAHKIASDYGKDASVTSLLNNYDLFLMVVTNPDGYAFSHSSNRMWRKTRSINKGSSCPGVDPNRNWNAGFGGPGADANPCSDAYYGPSAESEVEVRSIANFVRSHGNIKGFISIHSYSQLLLFPYGYKCTNPAHYTELNTVGKAAASALSSLYGTQYKVGTICSTIYQASGGSIDWTYDVGIKYSFAFELRDTGRYGFVLPATQIIPTAQETYLGLKTILDHIRANPY, encoded by the exons AGAGCAAGTGCTGCGAATCAAGGCAAGCAGCAATGAGCAACTCAGTCTGCTGCAAGATTTACAATCTTTGACACATCTGCAG CTCGACTTCTGGACTGAACCTGCCAAACCTGATATTCCAGTTGATGTCCGAGTTCCTTTCACAAGTCTTCAGTCTGTCAAGGCCTATCTGGAATATAACAGCATTGACTATTCCATCATGATAGAAGACCTGCAG GAAGTGATCAACAAAGAGAAAGAAGAAATGGAAAGCAATAAAAGAACAGCACGCAACTCTGGCTCTTTTAATTTTGGCGCTTATTACAACTTGGATGCT ATAAACAGTGCCCTTGACCTCATCATAGCAGATTACAGATCAATTGTCAGCAAACAACAGATTGGTAACTCATATGAAGGGCGTCCCCTCAATGTTCTTAAG TTCAGCACTGGAGCCGGTCGTCCTGGCATTTGGATAGATGCTGGTATTCATGCACGTGAGTGGGTTACTCAAGCTACTGCCCTGTGGACCGCACATAAG ATTGCTTCTGACTATGGAAAGGACGCATCTGTTACCTCTTTGTTGAATAATTATGATCTCTTCCTTATGGTTGTCACCAATCCTGATGGATATGCCTTCTCTCACTCATCA AACCGTATGTGGCGTAAAACCCGTTCCATCAATAAAGGCAGCTCGTGTCCAGGTGTTGACCCCAACAGAAACTGGAATGCAGGCTTTGGAG gGCCAGGAGCTGACGCTAACCCCTGTTCTGATGCATATTACGGACCCAGCGCAGAATCAGAGGTGGAAGTAAGATCTATTGCCAACTTTGTTAGGAGTCATGGCAACATCAAAGGATTTATAAGCATCCACAGCTATTCTCAGCTTCTGCTTTTCCCTTACGGATACAAGTGCACCAATCCTGCTCACTACACTGAGTTG AACACAGTTGGTAAAGCTGCTGCTAGCGCATTGAGCTCTCTCTATGGCACCCAGTACAAAGTTGGAACAATCTGCTCCACTATCT atcaAGCTAGTGGAGGAAGTATTGACTGGACCTATGATGTTGGAATTAAGTATTCATTTGCCTTTGAGTTGAGAGACACAGGACGCTATGGCTTTGTGCTTCCAGCTACTCAGATCATACCAACTGCACAGGAGACCTACCTGGGTCTTAAAACAATTCTGGATCATATTCGTGCTAACCCTTATTAA